The Cryptomeria japonica chromosome 6, Sugi_1.0, whole genome shotgun sequence genomic interval gttaaatttATGAGAAGTGAACTCGCTGCCTTGATCTGATATTagacatttgattttgaatccagtTTGTGTTTCAatctttgctttaaagatctttaatttctcaaaggcttcagatttctccctaaaaaaagtcacccacatcatcctagaatagtcatgaataatcagcatgaaatacctatcaccttgaaagcttctagtccttgcaagaccacataagtcagtgtgaatcaaatcaagtacatcattagatttatcatgtatgctcttaaaagaagttctaactttctttcccaactGGCAATCCTTACATAtcaaattatgaggcttcataattctaggtatatctctaactgccttagttgaattgatcttaacaatacaatcaaattaacatgacacaacctcttgtgccataaccaactctcatcaatatgagcaatcaaacatgtcttattaccaatgttcaagttaaagatattacctccagtctgaagaccagttgcaatctccaaaccagtcttgttaatgattttgcattttctatctttaaactgaagttggaaacccttgtccaccaaatgaccaacactcaaaacattataatttaaaccttctacataatagacattatcagtattattcttgctatataaagaaataatacctctacctttgattatacatgctttttcatctccaaatctgacttgactgccattgtattcttccaGGATAgaaatttcttttatctccagtcatataatgtgagcatccactatcaattacccattcatcctcatcttcaaaTTTTGCTCCCAGGGCCTTTTCTTTATTCATGatagctggttctggttcatcttcctttaaagcatagaacacccattcctttccattgctggatccactagcagagtcatcgcttactccttcctcatccactatgtagaattgtttacttttcttgaatctatatttgttctagttaggcttaaatgatttcttaactctttcttcaaatcttgtattccttttaggacatctagatgcaaaatgaccagtcctattacatgcaaaacatttaaaaggttcttttcctttatacttacttcctgtcagtcctttaggtactcttctagaaaataaggcttcaagttgctcaaattcttcatcttctttcatcatatctttcaattattttgcatataagtcttttcaatcacttttgccggtagatgatgatgcatgaaaagaaggtttagattttgcaactctagaagatccaaattcttcaagcttaaaagtagatagtttcccaatcaaaatgcctgataactaaagtgtttgccattgttctcaactcattaattgtagtttccatcatcttgtaagttggtggaagggctctcaagactttggaaactatttcatcttcactcagagatcctccacaacattgtattctcataacaatctcatttactctttccacaaatacagcaattctttcattatcttccatctttaagttttcatatcttacccggtaaccatcaagtttagcaattttgacaataggatcgccttcattcagagtttgaaatttatcccacataacctttgccaatgatttatcaaccaatcccatgatttgttgatcagtaagtgcatacaagagggcttctctatctctacaatcattttcaatattcttgtccaggtctgcaggagcaTGATTGCcggatgtcagatcataaggtgtgtatcctttctcagtgctctcccaaatatccttccccagacatctaagatgagtctccatttgaattttccatatcccataatttgttccatcaacctTAGGGATTTCTCATTTGAAAATAGTTCCCGACGGATTTGAAGTGTTAATTGCCATAGGATCTAcgtcaagtagttaagcttttgcaaaagaggacaaagctctgataccaattgttaagataaccggtgaaaaaatgagagggggggtgaatcagttcttaacagattatatcaattaatccacttaataacctttaaccggatcacataaacattaagtaccagaataaaAGAAATAGATACTCGTAAgcaatgaaacttaacaataaagCCTATAATCAACacaatacaaccataccacataacaccatgatttgtacatggaaaaatcgaaaagggaaaaaccacggtgggaagcctacccacagtcagatgatatttctgtagaaagtatgtgatacaatgaggggcccgcacatgcaaaaaggcacactgcctaaagcatactgctcattacaaaagtgtctcactgactatagagaggtaataaccatctcaagataaatggacaacaatccaatagagtgaattgctagagatagcatctaccatgcctgattacaatcccggttaagctcaataccgaaggactttgacctcttccttaatcccaatttgatcacctatgattgaccaaatgtccttcgcatatgatattatattccaagaccatgacacatattcctcatgatctacaatgagatctgacATCATTTTATACCAGCCCTAAGGCCTAaagcaattaggtcggccacctaaaagatattacaataagatcattacataaacccatattacaatgatatgccatgtcggcttaagaccaaaacaacaataaccaatccatagaacatcccaaaacatcccggtaacatgtagagtacacgttaacatgatactggtccataacctagataggtaccagacctattttgggtccaccatgccaaagaaatgtcttcaagcagctgaagcatgatcaaataacatcttcagcatcctgaaatccatctagaagtcgcaccaatgccacttatgcatcctatcaagattcctcagtgaaagctcttccggttaaaccttaaaccaatgccggtatgggtttacaagagtgtgtgataacatccaattaccaagtcaatatcaactaacaaaaacatgctctagaagcatgtaacacataaaatcaaacatactccatagatccaaacatgccagaagtgtccaataggtagtcccttctgccggtaacactagatcttctactggtaaccaaccataatagctagtgttgacatcaatgacaaaacatcaatgcatcacataatcaattcatccataatgccaacattttaTGCGAGTGTAATTCTAGTGCGAGTTGCCTGATAGTGAGTTCTTAGGATTTTTAATCAAGATGACTTCCTACTCAGGAGAAGTAGGCTAAGACTTGACACCATGGGGTGAATAATTTATAGTGTGTGTAGCTGGTAAGCACTTTTAGCTAAGACCAAGTTTCCAAGCATTTCAGAGAGTAGGCTTTGTAGTTTTCATTGCTCTGGAAATGTATGAAGTACTCTTTGGCCCTGAATTCTTGTTGTTTGAATCTTTTGTGCATTTCTTAACTTCTTGTGTTGGTTAATCATTTTAGTGCATTATTGAATTTCTTAGTCCGTAAAGCATTCTTAGCGTGTAAAATCTTTAAGGAGTCTGTTGTATAATTTTGTACTCTGCAAATTTGGTTAGGCGTAGAGGACTTGATGATGTCCTTTGATCGTCCCTGGGATGAGTTGAGTTGTGAATTTGTGCTGAAGGCGGGTTGTGTTACACAACCCTCTTATATTTGGTATCAGAGTGCTTAAGTGGCTTTGCATTGGATTTTCTCGAAAAGATGTTTCCTATGGAAGATCAATAATATAAGCACGAAGAAGAGGAAGATCCTGACCACGAGATTTCTGAAGGAGTGTGTTCTAGCCGAGGAGGTCAAACACACCAACCTAAGACTCGAACCTTGGTCCATGAGCTTGAGAATCATGTGCAGACCCTGAAAGTGGTAGATTTGGATAATTGTATAACAAATCCCGAATCTAGTTATAGTGACATCATAGACAATGCTAATGATGCTTTGGAAGAAATTTCTTGTTTGTGAGAGGAAGTCCAATTCCTCAAAGATGGTCAAGCTTTACATCACACTTTTCTTACACAGACAGGTGCGTAGGGTTCCTCAAAACCTACATTGCTAGTTGAGTCATACGACAGAATGTGGGATGACAATGCTCTTGACATCTTCTTTTGAGATGTTGAAGAGTTATTCTCAAATATGTCACGGCTATCTGATGAAGCGCGAGTGAAGAAAACAACCACTCTCCTCACAAGTGGTGTGAACCTTTGGTGGAGAGACTTACCTATAGACAAGGTTGTCGACAAGATCATGTTGGATATAAAGTCTTGGAAAGATTTAAAGTCCACTCTACAAAAGAAATTTCATCTTGGCAACTCTGATTAGGTTGTTCAAGCAAGATCCGAGACTATGTACGCGCTTTCTAAACATTGGATCTAGAGGCTCCGAAGTTATCTAATTTTGAGAAACTTTACTTGTTGATGTGAAACCTTTAGTAGTGGGTGCATACCGAAGTGTGAAAACAAAACGTGCAAACTTTGGTGGAAGCCATTACTGCTATAGAGCACCTACTCGATTACAAAGCTGATGTTGCAAAGGGTTTTGGGGGTTTCAAGTCGAATACTAGAGATAAGCGTAAGAACTTCTGCTCAAAGAACCAAGAGGTCGCAACGCACCGTACTCCAAAAAGAAGTAAAATAATGGAGCTAAGAAACAGATTGGGCCTTCTCAAAAATCCCACATCATGATCTTATATTTATTAAAGCAAAATAATGGGCTTGCAATGATTTATGATCTAGTGTGTATCAATGCTCTCTCTTTcattcctctcatgaactcatggCGTTGCTATTGACATTTCATGGATGATTTGTGGTTTTCTCTTCTATGTGATCGCTTGTATTAGTGAAGAGAGATGAGAAAGATGAGGAGTGAGGGGCAAAATCACAAGGACTATAAGATATCACtagttttgaggaaccaagccccaatAGTAGGATCTTAACTCAAACAtgtgcaagagcacacaaaacaagacagacaaaaagataaacaaagacatGGAGCTGAAATAAGTTATTCAGCTCCATGTCTTTAATAGGATATCTCTTGCGTACGACGTGGCTAAAGACGTTTTGTACTCAGCATCTTGGGGTAAGACTGTGAAGGTCTGGAGAATATCCAATCTCAAGTGTATGGAGACCATTGTTGCACACAACGAAGCCGTTAATGCTCTCGCCATCACCCCGGACAGGTTGCTTTACAGTGGGTCGGATGACTGCACAGTGAAAATGTGGGGCAGCAGGCGCACAAGGCTCATTTTGATGAGAAGGTTTCGGATGCAGTACTCTTCTGTGAAGGCCCTGGCGCTTAGTGTGGACAGGTGTTCTCTGTATATGGGGTCAAAAAATGGGTGTATTACTATGTGGGATAAGGGGAAGGGGAAGGGACAAGTAATGTAGCATTCTTGCTTCCTTCGAGGCCATCGACATGCTGTTCTTTGCCTCTCTGTTATGGGAAAAAATTTGATGTTTAGTGGGTCCGCGGATGGCACAATTCGAGTTTGGATGAAGCCTGTGCTGTCTTGTCTCGCAGTTCTTCAAGGGTATGGAAACCTTGTGAAATGCATCGCTGCCATTAGAGAGGATGGATATAAATGCCTTGTATTTAGTGGAAGCCCTGATGGAGTAATCATGGTGTGGTGCGTTAGGATCGACATTGTTGCTCCTCTTGAGGACATGCAGGATTATTCTCGACTGTATAAGGGTTAGGGGTTGTAGGTTCTCATTTGAAATAAACAAAGTTAAGTGGAAATAGTTCTGCTATGCCTCCTGAACCGCAGTATTGCTGCtttctaaattttgaattaaaaaaaaaggggattTGTTGTACTAATTGTTAAAGTGGTTGAATTGATCTTATCTTTCTTTTAAAAGgga includes:
- the LOC131052817 gene encoding protein JINGUBANG-like; its protein translation is MAITFVVDSVGITMLLQLDKLEGHGGPVKSMAATVDAFGWTTRISLAYDVAKDVLYSASWGKTVKVWRISNLKCMETIVAHNEAVNALAITPDRLLYSGSDDCTVKMWGSRRTRLILMRRFRMQYSSVKALALSVDRCHRHAVLCLSVMGKNLMFSGSADGTIRVWMKPVLSCLAVLQGYGNLVKCIAAIREDGYKCLVFSGSPDGVIMVWCVRIDIVAPLEDMQDYSRLYKG